The Plantibacter sp. Leaf314 genome includes a window with the following:
- the phnC gene encoding phosphonate ABC transporter ATP-binding protein, with protein MNTDQHRAEARAQLAASASWSIRLDDVSVTYPNGTRALRNVSLDIAAGEMVSVVGLSGSGKSTLIRTINGLVPATSGTVTVGPHLVTGLRGRRLRSLRGHIGMIFQGFNLADRASVYRNVLVGRFASTPTYRTLLGLTTATDRELALRSLQSVGMLDKVWTRAAQLSGGQQQRVAIARALTQQPSVMLADEPVASLDPPTAHTVMNDLRRVNTETGLTVLVNIHLMDLARTYTTRMIGLRDGELVYDGSAADATEADFERIYGRPIQPDDRLDR; from the coding sequence ATGAACACTGATCAGCATCGCGCGGAGGCCCGAGCCCAGCTCGCGGCCTCCGCGTCGTGGTCCATCCGTCTCGACGACGTCTCGGTCACCTACCCGAACGGCACGAGGGCGCTCCGCAACGTCTCCCTCGACATCGCCGCCGGTGAGATGGTCTCCGTCGTCGGGTTGTCCGGCTCCGGCAAGTCGACGCTCATCCGCACGATCAACGGCCTCGTGCCCGCGACGAGCGGGACCGTGACCGTCGGCCCGCACCTCGTCACCGGCCTGCGCGGCCGGCGGCTCCGCAGCCTCCGCGGGCACATCGGCATGATCTTCCAGGGCTTCAACCTGGCCGACCGCGCCAGCGTGTACCGCAACGTGCTCGTCGGACGGTTCGCCAGCACACCCACTTACCGCACGCTCCTCGGGCTCACGACGGCGACCGATCGGGAGCTCGCCCTGCGCTCGCTCCAGTCGGTCGGCATGCTCGACAAGGTCTGGACCCGAGCGGCACAACTCTCCGGCGGCCAGCAGCAGCGCGTCGCGATCGCCCGCGCCCTGACCCAGCAGCCGAGCGTCATGCTCGCCGACGAGCCGGTCGCGAGCCTCGACCCGCCGACCGCGCATACGGTGATGAACGACCTGCGCCGCGTGAACACGGAGACGGGCCTCACGGTGCTCGTCAACATCCACCTGATGGACCTCGCCCGCACCTACACGACCCGCATGATCGGACTGCGTGACGGCGAACTCGTCTACGACGGGTCAGCTGCCGACGCGACCGAAGCGGACTTCGAGCGCATCTACGGCCGTCCCATCCAGCCCGACGATCGGCTCGACCGGTGA
- a CDS encoding DUF11 domain-containing protein, which produces MTLLSALSLVGVGSSAQALPGTPGTAQSGSVVYSEDFESGTVSPTSLQDYVGADGARYTSDPSWRDQTQCNGTITSFASSAEPRCLAATASGEGRTRQLAWALGGGDTTNHSVSAWTSTQTLTMNPPNAVEFATVDPIALVSANRYLTTSVGLAAVSCTASQQPILEFFLADDQGTEHSVGAINGCTAPGSRSVTAPATGAAGAETVRVGTYVSPGAVLLPGATVGIVARNLTGGGTAGNDHAFDNIQVLDVSPQLDKSFSPASVVAGETSTLTLTVTNTDELAAKNGWSFTDALPAGLTIADGDASTTCPSGVVTAPEGGTSIAVTGNLSQGMTSCAITVEVTSPVAGTFTNGPDNITSVGLNPPADATVEFVPQAPAITVVKSASPVAAEYAVGDEITYSFLVTNTGNVPLTDVQVDEGAFTGTGDLSDVVCPAGAATLAPAAAVTCEATYTMTQADVDAGTVINSATATGTPPQGQPPVSPPSEVTIPGVAQAPALTVVKSATPTTVSTAGEDVTYSFLVTNTGNVTLSDVSVVEGDFSGTGELSDVVCPPAAASLAPAATVTCEATYSVTQADVDAGSVTNSATATGTPPGGGTPPVSPPSETTVEFPAAPAITVVKSATPTTVSTAGEDVTYSFLVTNTGNVTLSDVGVVEGAFTGTGELSDVVCPAGASSLVPAATVTCAATYTVTQADVDAGSVTNSATATGTPPGGGTPPVSPPSETTVEFPAAPAITVVKSADTAAQDRLTVGQVVTYSFLVTNTGNVTLTNPRVVEGDFSGAGELSEVVCPTDAGPLAPGATVTCEATYTVVQADVDAGQVTNSATATATPPSSVTGVPPVSPPSEVTIPSPPVPGLSVVKTADVERATAVGQVITYSFQVTNTGNVTLRDVAVSEGDFTGTGTLSAIACPTGTALLAPGLQVVCTATYTVTQADLNAGSIRNTAFGTGTTPGGDLFTSDPSTVTVSTPGPVLASTGANVAPLAIGAAVLLLLGAGLVVRRRLHTGR; this is translated from the coding sequence GTGACCCTCCTCTCAGCGCTCTCGCTCGTCGGGGTGGGGTCGAGCGCACAGGCGCTCCCCGGCACCCCGGGAACCGCGCAGAGCGGTTCGGTCGTCTACTCGGAGGACTTCGAGAGCGGGACCGTCTCCCCCACCTCCCTCCAGGACTACGTCGGCGCGGACGGCGCCCGGTACACCTCCGACCCCTCCTGGCGCGACCAGACGCAGTGCAACGGCACCATCACGAGCTTCGCCTCGTCCGCCGAGCCCCGCTGCCTCGCCGCGACCGCCTCGGGTGAGGGCCGCACGCGGCAGCTCGCCTGGGCCCTGGGCGGCGGCGACACCACCAACCACTCCGTCAGCGCATGGACGTCCACGCAGACGCTGACGATGAACCCGCCGAACGCGGTCGAGTTCGCGACGGTCGACCCGATCGCCCTCGTCAGCGCGAACCGCTACCTCACGACCTCGGTCGGCCTCGCCGCCGTCTCCTGCACCGCGTCGCAGCAGCCGATCCTGGAGTTCTTCCTCGCCGACGACCAGGGCACCGAGCACTCGGTCGGCGCGATCAACGGCTGCACCGCTCCCGGCTCCCGCTCGGTCACCGCTCCCGCGACCGGCGCCGCCGGGGCCGAGACCGTCCGCGTCGGCACCTACGTGTCGCCCGGGGCCGTCCTGCTCCCGGGAGCGACCGTCGGCATCGTCGCACGGAACCTCACCGGTGGTGGCACCGCCGGTAACGACCACGCGTTCGACAACATCCAGGTGCTCGACGTCTCGCCGCAGCTCGACAAGTCCTTCAGCCCCGCGAGTGTCGTCGCCGGTGAGACCTCGACGCTGACGCTGACGGTCACGAACACCGACGAACTCGCCGCGAAGAACGGTTGGTCCTTCACGGACGCACTGCCCGCCGGCCTGACCATCGCCGACGGCGACGCCTCGACCACCTGCCCCTCCGGCGTGGTCACCGCTCCCGAGGGCGGCACCTCGATCGCCGTCACCGGCAACCTCAGCCAGGGCATGACGTCCTGTGCGATCACCGTCGAGGTCACCTCACCGGTCGCCGGGACGTTCACGAACGGGCCCGACAACATCACGAGCGTGGGCCTCAACCCGCCGGCCGATGCCACGGTCGAGTTCGTGCCGCAGGCACCCGCGATCACCGTCGTGAAGTCGGCGTCGCCGGTCGCGGCCGAGTACGCCGTCGGTGACGAGATCACCTACTCGTTCCTCGTCACGAACACCGGCAACGTCCCGCTCACCGACGTGCAGGTCGACGAGGGCGCGTTCACCGGAACCGGTGACCTGTCCGACGTCGTGTGCCCGGCAGGTGCCGCGACCCTCGCGCCGGCTGCCGCCGTCACCTGTGAGGCGACGTACACGATGACGCAGGCCGACGTGGACGCCGGCACCGTCATCAACTCGGCCACCGCGACGGGGACGCCGCCGCAGGGTCAGCCGCCGGTGTCGCCGCCGTCCGAAGTCACCATCCCGGGCGTCGCGCAGGCCCCGGCGCTCACGGTCGTGAAGTCCGCGACGCCGACCACGGTCTCGACCGCCGGCGAGGACGTCACGTACTCGTTCCTCGTCACCAACACCGGCAACGTCACCCTCTCGGACGTGTCCGTCGTCGAGGGCGACTTCTCCGGCACCGGCGAGCTGTCCGACGTCGTCTGCCCACCTGCAGCCGCCTCGCTCGCCCCGGCTGCGACCGTCACCTGTGAGGCCACCTACTCGGTGACCCAGGCCGACGTCGACGCCGGCTCCGTGACGAACTCGGCCACCGCGACGGGCACCCCGCCCGGCGGCGGCACCCCTCCGGTCTCGCCGCCGTCGGAGACGACCGTCGAGTTCCCGGCAGCACCCGCCATCACGGTCGTGAAGTCGGCGACGCCGACCACGGTCTCGACCGCCGGTGAGGACGTCACGTACTCGTTCCTCGTCACCAACACCGGCAACGTCACGCTCTCGGACGTCGGCGTCGTCGAGGGTGCGTTCACCGGCACCGGCGAGCTGTCCGACGTCGTCTGCCCGGCAGGGGCATCATCGCTCGTACCCGCTGCGACGGTCACTTGTGCGGCCACCTACACGGTCACCCAGGCCGACGTCGACGCCGGCTCGGTGACGAACTCGGCCACCGCGACGGGCACCCCGCCCGGTGGCGGCACTCCCCCGGTCTCACCGCCGTCGGAGACGACCGTCGAGTTCCCGGCAGCACCCGCCATCACGGTCGTGAAGTCGGCCGACACCGCCGCCCAGGACCGCCTCACGGTGGGCCAGGTCGTCACGTACTCGTTCCTCGTCACCAACACCGGCAACGTCACGCTGACGAACCCGCGCGTGGTCGAGGGCGACTTCTCGGGAGCCGGCGAGCTGTCCGAGGTCGTCTGCCCGACGGACGCCGGCCCGCTGGCGCCCGGAGCGACCGTGACCTGTGAGGCGACGTACACCGTCGTGCAGGCCGACGTCGACGCCGGACAGGTCACGAACTCCGCGACCGCGACCGCGACGCCGCCGAGCAGCGTGACGGGCGTCCCGCCGGTCTCGCCGCCGTCCGAGGTGACGATCCCGTCCCCGCCCGTGCCAGGCCTCTCCGTCGTCAAGACGGCGGACGTCGAGCGCGCGACGGCGGTCGGTCAGGTCATCACCTACTCGTTCCAGGTGACGAACACCGGCAACGTCACGCTCCGTGATGTCGCCGTCTCCGAGGGCGACTTCACCGGGACCGGCACCCTGTCGGCGATCGCCTGCCCCACGGGCACGGCGCTCCTCGCCCCCGGTCTCCAGGTCGTGTGCACCGCCACCTACACGGTCACCCAGGCCGATCTGAACGCGGGATCCATTCGCAACACCGCGTTCGGCACCGGGACGACCCCGGGCGGCGACCTGTTCACCTCGGACCCGTCGACGGTCACGGTGAGCACCCCGGGCCCCGTCCTCGCCTCGACGGGCGCGAACGTGGCACCGCTGGCGATCGGCGCGGCGGTCCTGCTGCTGCTCGGTGCCGGGCTTGTCGTCCGACGCCGCCTGCACACCGGGCGCTGA
- a CDS encoding glycoside hydrolase family 32 protein: protein MTGLQSPQHADRSFPRLHPRPEAGWVNDPNGIMFVDGRWHVFFQYNPGSARHEDIHWGHTSSADLLAWEEHPVALHPRPGTTDGFGCWSGVGVVDGGLPAVVYSAARDRHGRSEVVVVHGSADARDWSGERLVAAALPSDERVTMVRDPFLFELGGRRWAIQGAGRSDVGGALLLYGADDLDAWTEEGYLLDAEAPVVSDLAPCEGWECPQLVQVGEDWVLIMSLWLDGQPHRGVAWALGSLTIDEGTGRPVFSARRTGLIDEGSSFYAPQAVQSDGADGQPARVLLWGWAQELAPAGVRGRTQAEADEHGWSGMLTFPRELIVRDDQVELVPARELTALRAEPVDVTALPDQAEVVLTGAGTVELVLGGSAEQTVWQGELSAGDEVRVLIDTSIVEIHRSGHPSLTFRAYPSDGEHYALRHDAGVTAEAWSLRVPTPAA, encoded by the coding sequence ATGACCGGCCTCCAGTCCCCGCAGCACGCCGACCGCAGCTTCCCGCGGTTGCACCCGAGGCCCGAGGCCGGCTGGGTGAACGACCCCAACGGCATCATGTTCGTCGACGGACGCTGGCACGTGTTCTTCCAGTACAACCCGGGGTCCGCCCGGCACGAGGACATCCACTGGGGCCACACGAGCTCCGCGGACCTGCTGGCGTGGGAGGAGCACCCGGTGGCGCTGCACCCTCGCCCGGGCACCACGGACGGCTTCGGGTGCTGGAGCGGCGTCGGTGTCGTCGACGGCGGTCTGCCGGCGGTCGTCTACTCCGCCGCCCGCGACCGACACGGGCGCTCCGAGGTGGTCGTCGTGCACGGCTCGGCCGACGCCCGCGACTGGAGCGGCGAGCGCCTCGTCGCCGCCGCCCTCCCCTCGGACGAGCGGGTGACGATGGTGCGGGACCCGTTCCTCTTCGAGCTGGGCGGGCGCCGCTGGGCGATCCAGGGTGCCGGCCGCTCCGACGTCGGCGGCGCACTGTTGCTCTACGGTGCGGACGACCTCGACGCCTGGACGGAGGAGGGGTACCTGCTCGACGCCGAGGCGCCGGTGGTCTCGGACCTCGCGCCGTGCGAGGGCTGGGAGTGCCCGCAGCTGGTCCAGGTGGGCGAGGACTGGGTGCTGATCATGTCGCTGTGGTTGGACGGGCAGCCGCACCGCGGGGTCGCGTGGGCGCTCGGCTCGCTGACCATCGACGAGGGCACCGGCCGCCCCGTGTTCAGCGCGCGCCGCACCGGCCTCATCGACGAGGGCTCGAGCTTCTACGCGCCGCAGGCCGTGCAGTCCGACGGCGCCGACGGGCAGCCGGCGCGCGTGCTCCTCTGGGGGTGGGCGCAGGAGCTCGCGCCGGCCGGCGTCCGCGGTCGGACCCAGGCGGAGGCCGACGAGCACGGGTGGTCCGGCATGCTGACCTTCCCGCGCGAACTCATCGTCCGAGACGACCAGGTCGAACTCGTCCCGGCGAGAGAGCTGACCGCGCTCCGCGCCGAGCCGGTCGACGTGACCGCGCTCCCCGACCAGGCCGAGGTGGTGCTGACCGGGGCGGGGACGGTGGAACTCGTCCTCGGCGGCTCGGCCGAGCAGACCGTCTGGCAGGGCGAGCTGTCCGCCGGCGACGAGGTGCGGGTCCTCATCGACACGTCCATCGTCGAGATCCACCGGAGCGGCCACCCGTCGCTGACCTTCCGTGCCTACCCCTCGGACGGCGAGCACTACGCCCTGCGGCATGACGCGGGTGTGACGGCGGAGGCGTGGTCGTTGCGGGTCCCGACGCCGGCCGCCTGA
- a CDS encoding LuxR C-terminal-related transcriptional regulator, whose translation MGAGFLHPAEVAPVTGLLATAIEDEEWETVVSVIEHEWGILMALDLPTLDRALRALPARMLSAHPIVFAVREIRLNIRGETDALDHSAGRVDLPTHPDDLRDRARSELARISLSAATAFMIAYRVHGRHQQALYYARITEELARRARVHQPNEFVPRVPTALLQVGITKLLVGDHHEASLVLREAYELRHESWDGRNGPDASGKLALLNAVRGEIVEAERWLDRHDEGDGAHGWMVPLVRLSGAIARALIAIARMDQPAAQAALATLELQVNRERSWAPFITYAQAQYALLWGDRRAALQIIERTRVFAGRSLRQAGAERLLDAVEASLLLALERPTEANALLDDRDRNAYTAAVASRLALLTDRKPLARELATAGLAEVNIDAGAQTDLLIASALADASDEDGRRHLTQAIATTARTGMLTPFVVAPRTPLRQLLGTMTPSETHTRIDRMLVSSPEPTPERAHLVELTATERRILLLSAEGRSRQDIALELYVSANTVKFHFRNVYRKLDVDSREDALATARRLGLLPPER comes from the coding sequence TTGGGGGCCGGGTTCCTGCACCCCGCAGAGGTCGCCCCCGTCACCGGACTCCTCGCGACCGCCATCGAGGATGAGGAGTGGGAGACCGTCGTCTCGGTGATCGAGCACGAGTGGGGGATCCTCATGGCCCTCGACCTGCCCACGCTCGACCGGGCGCTGCGGGCCCTCCCAGCACGGATGCTCTCCGCCCACCCGATCGTGTTCGCCGTTCGCGAGATCCGGCTCAACATCCGCGGCGAGACCGACGCACTCGACCACTCGGCCGGCCGGGTCGACCTCCCGACCCACCCGGACGACCTCCGCGACCGCGCCCGCTCCGAGCTCGCCCGGATCAGCCTGAGCGCGGCGACCGCCTTCATGATCGCCTACCGGGTGCACGGCCGGCATCAGCAGGCGCTGTACTACGCGAGGATCACGGAGGAGCTCGCCCGGCGGGCCCGCGTGCACCAGCCGAACGAGTTCGTGCCCAGGGTGCCCACCGCCCTCCTGCAGGTGGGGATCACGAAGCTGCTCGTCGGCGACCACCACGAGGCGAGCCTGGTGCTGCGTGAGGCCTACGAACTCCGCCACGAGTCCTGGGACGGCCGGAACGGGCCGGACGCCTCCGGCAAGCTCGCCCTGCTGAACGCCGTCCGCGGCGAGATCGTCGAGGCGGAGCGCTGGCTCGACCGGCACGACGAGGGCGACGGTGCCCATGGCTGGATGGTGCCGCTCGTCCGACTCTCCGGGGCGATCGCCCGGGCGCTCATCGCGATCGCCCGCATGGACCAACCCGCCGCGCAGGCGGCCCTCGCGACCCTCGAACTGCAGGTGAACCGGGAGCGGTCCTGGGCGCCGTTCATCACCTATGCCCAGGCGCAGTACGCGCTCCTCTGGGGCGACCGCCGGGCGGCGCTGCAGATCATCGAACGCACCCGCGTCTTCGCCGGTCGCAGCCTGCGCCAGGCCGGAGCGGAACGACTCCTCGACGCGGTGGAGGCCTCCCTGCTGCTCGCCCTCGAACGCCCGACCGAGGCGAACGCCCTCCTCGATGACCGCGACCGGAACGCCTACACCGCCGCCGTCGCATCGCGGCTCGCACTCCTCACGGACCGCAAACCACTCGCCCGCGAACTCGCCACCGCCGGCCTCGCGGAGGTGAACATCGACGCGGGCGCGCAGACGGACCTCCTCATCGCCTCGGCGCTCGCCGACGCGTCCGACGAGGACGGCCGGCGACACCTCACGCAGGCGATCGCGACCACGGCGCGGACGGGGATGCTCACCCCCTTCGTGGTCGCACCCCGGACGCCTCTCCGTCAGTTGCTCGGCACGATGACGCCCAGCGAGACGCACACGCGGATCGACCGCATGCTGGTGTCGAGTCCCGAGCCGACACCCGAGCGCGCGCACCTCGTGGAACTCACCGCGACCGAGCGCCGGATCCTCCTCCTGTCGGCCGAGGGACGCAGCCGCCAGGACATCGCACTGGAGCTGTACGTATCCGCGAACACGGTGAAGTTCCACTTCCGGAACGTCTACCGGAAGCTCGACGTCGACTCCCGCGAGGACGCCCTGGCCACCGCTCGACGACTGGGACTGCTGCCGCCCGAGCGGTGA
- the phnD gene encoding phosphate/phosphite/phosphonate ABC transporter substrate-binding protein — protein sequence MRKILLVSGVAAITALALAGCSPAASTPSATGTAAWPDSITISLVPSVEGEDLAEALDPLTSYLSENLGIEVNGVVATDYAATVEALGSDQAQVIITDAGSLYNATERYDANLVLRDVRFGATSYASVAYTNNPDKYCDDAPVMVTYAASDTPLSYCNGIEPGAEAATGSGPAALKSLDKISKGTKVALQAATSPAGYQYPVVAMRDAGIDTDADITQVPVEGNNNAVLSVYNGDAEVSFGYWDARTTVLKEAPDVADKVVAFAYTEMIPNGGVAVSKSLPKDLTEQLTKLMAGYADSSDEAKQVMFDLVGLSGWTDKTAPDEITRYGEILDQFSN from the coding sequence ATGCGCAAGATCCTGCTCGTCTCCGGCGTCGCGGCCATCACCGCCCTCGCCCTCGCCGGCTGCAGCCCCGCCGCCTCCACCCCCTCCGCCACGGGGACCGCCGCCTGGCCGGACTCGATCACCATCTCCCTCGTCCCCTCCGTCGAGGGCGAGGACCTCGCGGAGGCGCTCGACCCGCTCACCTCCTACCTGTCGGAGAACCTCGGCATCGAGGTGAACGGGGTCGTCGCGACCGATTACGCCGCCACCGTCGAGGCCCTCGGTAGCGACCAGGCGCAGGTCATCATCACCGACGCCGGCTCCCTCTACAACGCGACCGAACGGTACGACGCGAACCTCGTCCTGCGCGACGTCCGGTTCGGGGCGACCTCGTACGCGTCGGTCGCGTACACGAACAACCCCGACAAGTACTGCGACGACGCACCCGTCATGGTCACCTACGCGGCGAGCGACACCCCGCTCTCCTACTGCAACGGGATCGAACCGGGTGCCGAGGCCGCGACCGGCTCCGGACCGGCGGCGTTGAAGTCCCTCGACAAGATCTCGAAGGGCACCAAGGTCGCTCTGCAGGCCGCGACCTCCCCCGCGGGTTACCAGTACCCCGTCGTCGCCATGCGCGACGCCGGCATCGACACGGACGCCGACATCACCCAGGTGCCGGTCGAGGGCAACAACAACGCGGTCCTCTCCGTCTACAACGGTGACGCCGAGGTCTCCTTCGGCTACTGGGACGCCCGCACGACCGTCCTGAAGGAGGCGCCCGACGTCGCCGACAAGGTCGTCGCCTTCGCGTACACCGAGATGATCCCGAACGGCGGCGTCGCGGTCTCCAAGTCGCTCCCGAAGGACCTCACCGAGCAGCTCACCAAGCTCATGGCGGGCTACGCGGACTCCTCCGACGAGGCGAAGCAGGTCATGTTCGACCTCGTCGGCCTCTCCGGCTGGACCGACAAGACCGCACCGGACGAGATCACCCGCTACGGCGAGATCCTCGACCAGTTCTCGAACTGA
- a CDS encoding alpha/beta fold hydrolase, translating into MTEITAHHGLLQDTKLHVDDTGGSGRPVVLIHGWPLSGESWKEQVPAFEAAGYRVITYDRRGFGRSDKPLTGYGYDRLTDDLQAVLEALDLRDVTLVGFSMGGGEVARYFTRHGSERIHSAVFASAVPPYLLQTPGNPDGPLPVSEAAKMTAGLTADQDAFYDQFTTDFFSVDGELKVTEEQRQEALALAHQAFKPAALEAMASFANTDFRDDLPNVTVPTLVIHGDSDATVPLEGSGARTHAAIPSSTLHVVAGAPHGVNVSHAEEWNRVVLEFLAR; encoded by the coding sequence ATGACGGAGATCACCGCCCACCACGGCCTGCTGCAGGACACGAAGCTGCACGTCGACGACACCGGCGGCTCCGGTCGCCCGGTCGTCCTCATCCACGGCTGGCCGCTGTCGGGCGAATCCTGGAAGGAGCAGGTCCCGGCGTTCGAGGCTGCCGGCTACCGGGTCATCACGTACGACCGACGTGGATTCGGTCGCAGCGACAAGCCGCTGACCGGCTACGGCTACGACCGGCTCACCGACGACCTGCAGGCCGTGCTCGAAGCGCTCGACCTCCGCGACGTGACCCTCGTGGGGTTCTCGATGGGTGGCGGCGAAGTCGCCCGCTACTTCACCCGCCACGGTTCGGAGCGCATCCACAGTGCGGTGTTCGCCTCCGCCGTGCCGCCCTACCTGCTGCAGACGCCCGGCAACCCGGACGGCCCGCTTCCCGTCAGCGAGGCGGCGAAGATGACGGCCGGTCTGACGGCCGACCAGGACGCCTTCTACGACCAGTTCACGACCGACTTCTTCTCGGTCGACGGTGAGCTCAAGGTGACCGAGGAGCAGCGTCAGGAGGCGCTCGCGCTCGCGCACCAGGCCTTCAAGCCGGCCGCCCTCGAGGCGATGGCGTCGTTCGCGAACACCGACTTCCGCGACGACCTGCCGAACGTCACCGTGCCGACGCTCGTCATCCACGGTGACAGCGACGCGACCGTGCCGCTCGAGGGCTCCGGCGCGCGGACGCATGCGGCGATCCCGTCGTCGACGCTCCACGTCGTGGCGGGAGCTCCACACGGCGTGAACGTCAGCCACGCGGAGGAGTGGAACCGGGTCGTCCTGGAGTTCCTCGCGCGGTAG
- a CDS encoding HAD family hydrolase, with translation MPPTILFDFDGTLALGDGPITAFARAIAKRTADASFAARAEAALAAFAAGTADARDGYDAVTRIARDQGVDAAVIGAAYDDSRALLGSDEAAVVSPDGLAEFLDTLSGHARLVLATNAPGDGITELLDTWGVTERFDAVHFAVGKPAGLVPLIREALATGPLLAVGDIVENDLAPAIELGADTALVGATFERSSADATMRGQSLAELYDRILDWARSASSAPASSSGSTFPSSTLQS, from the coding sequence GTGCCCCCCACCATCCTCTTCGACTTCGACGGGACCCTCGCCCTCGGCGACGGACCGATCACGGCCTTCGCCCGTGCCATCGCGAAGCGCACCGCGGACGCCTCGTTCGCCGCCCGCGCCGAAGCGGCCCTCGCCGCGTTCGCAGCCGGCACCGCCGACGCCCGGGATGGCTACGACGCCGTCACCCGGATCGCCCGCGACCAGGGCGTCGACGCCGCCGTCATCGGTGCCGCCTACGACGACTCCCGCGCACTCCTCGGCTCCGACGAAGCAGCGGTCGTCTCCCCCGACGGCCTGGCGGAGTTCCTCGACACGCTCAGCGGCCATGCCCGCCTCGTCCTGGCCACCAACGCGCCCGGCGACGGCATCACGGAACTCCTCGACACCTGGGGCGTCACCGAGCGGTTCGACGCCGTGCACTTCGCCGTCGGAAAGCCGGCCGGACTCGTGCCGCTCATCCGCGAGGCCCTCGCCACCGGCCCGCTCCTCGCCGTCGGCGACATCGTCGAGAACGACCTGGCGCCGGCCATCGAACTGGGCGCCGACACCGCGCTCGTCGGTGCGACGTTCGAACGTTCCTCGGCGGACGCGACGATGCGCGGGCAGTCGCTCGCCGAGCTCTACGACCGGATCCTCGACTGGGCACGATCCGCCTCGTCCGCCCCCGCGTCGTCCTCCGGCTCCACGTTTCCCTCTTCCACCCTGCAGTCCTGA
- a CDS encoding amino acid deaminase, whose translation MTIEELARRAEAEPEAVLDEHSWLGSAIDEDAAARRFAAWGASTVVDEHAGTPVVARALFEALHERAGLRAAWPIGNAGLLHTYGYLLSTVPTPYGLKRERWLDGALADGFELPADAFVPWAREATLLARVTAAALPALDQPVRTAVGLGGARRLAVVGVAGSSSAVVYGVAGRLITTFPVASVAGVLEEWDADPERLRWNAVADTVG comes from the coding sequence GTGACGATCGAGGAGCTGGCGCGGCGTGCCGAGGCGGAACCGGAAGCGGTGCTCGACGAGCACTCCTGGCTCGGCTCGGCGATCGACGAGGATGCCGCCGCCCGCCGCTTCGCCGCCTGGGGTGCGTCCACGGTCGTCGACGAGCACGCGGGCACGCCGGTCGTCGCCCGTGCGCTGTTCGAGGCGCTACACGAGCGGGCCGGACTCCGAGCCGCCTGGCCGATCGGCAACGCCGGACTCCTCCACACCTACGGCTACCTGCTGTCGACGGTGCCGACCCCGTACGGCCTGAAGCGCGAGCGCTGGCTCGATGGCGCGCTCGCCGATGGGTTCGAGTTGCCGGCGGACGCGTTCGTCCCGTGGGCTCGCGAGGCGACGCTGCTGGCGCGGGTGACGGCTGCGGCGCTCCCGGCACTGGACCAGCCGGTGCGGACGGCGGTCGGCCTGGGCGGAGCACGCCGCCTCGCGGTCGTCGGCGTGGCGGGGTCGTCGTCCGCCGTGGTCTACGGGGTCGCGGGTCGCCTGATCACCACGTTCCCGGTCGCCTCCGTCGCTGGCGTCCTCGAGGAGTGGGACGCCGATCCCGAGCGCCTCCGCTGGAACGCCGTCGCCGACACCGTCGGCTGA